A window of the Spirochaeta lutea genome harbors these coding sequences:
- a CDS encoding ATP-binding protein, whose product MHYELCDFLMDIFQNAVESGAGQIELRLDQEEDCLDCCVADNGKGMAEEVIRQAMNPFYSDGQKHPGRSLGLGLPFLVQLLDSTGGEFSLDSTPGVGTTVRFRFNLANIDTPPMGDLVFTMVQMMSFPGDHEFVLHRSNSTRGVAYRVSRRELHEALGGMDDPEALGLAEAFFKSQEEIDG is encoded by the coding sequence ATGCACTACGAACTATGCGACTTCTTAATGGACATCTTCCAAAATGCCGTAGAGAGCGGGGCGGGCCAAATCGAACTTCGGTTGGATCAGGAGGAGGATTGCTTGGATTGCTGCGTTGCTGATAACGGAAAAGGCATGGCTGAAGAGGTAATTCGTCAGGCCATGAACCCCTTTTACAGCGATGGGCAAAAGCATCCCGGGCGGTCCCTTGGCCTAGGCCTTCCCTTTTTGGTTCAGCTCCTTGATTCCACCGGTGGGGAATTTTCCCTAGACAGCACCCCCGGAGTGGGTACGACGGTTCGGTTTCGGTTTAATCTGGCGAATATTGATACCCCTCCCATGGGAGATCTGGTCTTTACCATGGTTCAGATGATGAGCTTTCCCGGGGATCATGAGTTCGTTCTTCACCGGAGCAATAGCACCAGGGGAGTAGCCTACCGGGTTAGCCGGAGGGAACTGCATGAGGCACTGGGCGGTATGGATGATCCAGAAGCCTTGGGACTGGCAGAGGCGTTTTTCAAATCACAGGAGGAAATAGATGGCTAA
- a CDS encoding NADH-quinone oxidoreductase subunit NuoF produces the protein MAFNHYILVCGGTGCESSNADKIYKNLKAAAEGHNIEKDVQIVKTGCFGFCEKGPIVKVLPEESFYVEVKPEDAEEIIGEHIVKGRPVSRLQYREAGKENAGIENISFYQKQVRVVLRNCGFINPEDINEYIARDGYAALEKALFSMSPDDVIEELKTSGLRGRGGAGFPTWRKWLFTKQVEDADQKYVVCNADEGDPGAYMDRSVLEGDPHSVLEAMAIAGYTVGASKGFIYIRAEYPLAINRLKIAIAQARELGLLGDSILGSEFSFDIEIRLGAGAFVCGEETALLASIEGERGMPKPRPPFPATKGLWDKPTVINNVETWANIPVILTKGGEWFAGIGTESSKGTKVFALTGKINNSGLVEVPMGTPLRDIVYNIGGGIPNGRKFKAVQTGGPSGGVITADNIDVPIDFEHLQELGSIMGSGGMIVMDEDDCIVDVAKFYLEFTVEESCGKCAPCRIGGRKLYNILDKISKGKGTAEDLEKIQSIGHAMKRASLCGLGQTAPNPALSSMHYFADEYRAHIEDKNCPAGVCTDLVRYTVIEDKCIGCGLCARKCPVSCISGEKRQPHFIDQDKCIKCGECFNACKFDAILRK, from the coding sequence ATGGCTTTTAACCATTACATTCTGGTTTGCGGCGGAACCGGCTGTGAGTCGAGTAACGCTGACAAAATCTATAAAAATTTAAAGGCGGCAGCCGAGGGACATAACATTGAAAAGGATGTCCAAATTGTAAAAACCGGCTGTTTCGGGTTCTGTGAGAAGGGACCCATAGTGAAGGTTCTTCCCGAGGAAAGTTTCTACGTTGAGGTTAAACCCGAGGACGCAGAAGAGATTATCGGGGAGCATATTGTAAAAGGACGGCCGGTTTCTCGGTTACAATACCGTGAGGCAGGGAAAGAAAACGCCGGAATTGAGAATATAAGTTTCTACCAGAAGCAGGTGCGGGTTGTGTTGCGCAACTGCGGATTTATTAATCCTGAGGATATTAACGAGTACATCGCCCGGGATGGCTATGCAGCCCTGGAAAAGGCTCTGTTCTCCATGTCCCCCGATGATGTTATCGAGGAACTGAAAACATCGGGCCTCCGGGGCCGGGGTGGTGCGGGATTCCCGACCTGGCGGAAATGGTTGTTTACCAAACAAGTGGAGGATGCGGACCAGAAATACGTGGTATGTAATGCTGACGAGGGCGACCCCGGTGCTTATATGGACCGTTCAGTTCTGGAAGGCGATCCCCATTCGGTTTTGGAGGCCATGGCAATCGCAGGGTACACCGTTGGTGCAAGCAAGGGATTTATTTATATTCGGGCCGAATATCCCTTGGCGATTAACCGCCTAAAAATCGCTATCGCTCAGGCGAGAGAGCTGGGGCTTCTCGGGGATTCCATTCTCGGAAGTGAATTTAGCTTTGATATCGAAATTCGGCTGGGTGCAGGCGCCTTTGTATGTGGTGAAGAGACGGCATTGTTGGCATCTATTGAGGGTGAGCGGGGAATGCCGAAGCCGCGGCCTCCCTTCCCGGCAACCAAGGGGTTGTGGGACAAACCTACGGTTATCAACAATGTTGAGACCTGGGCGAATATCCCCGTAATTCTGACCAAGGGCGGGGAGTGGTTTGCAGGCATCGGTACCGAGTCCAGTAAGGGAACCAAGGTATTTGCCCTGACGGGTAAAATCAATAACTCAGGTCTGGTTGAGGTTCCCATGGGAACTCCCCTCCGGGATATTGTCTACAATATTGGCGGTGGAATCCCCAACGGAAGGAAGTTCAAGGCCGTTCAAACCGGAGGACCGTCCGGTGGTGTGATCACCGCGGATAACATTGATGTTCCCATCGATTTTGAACACCTTCAGGAACTTGGGTCCATTATGGGTTCAGGCGGTATGATCGTCATGGATGAAGATGATTGTATTGTTGATGTGGCCAAGTTCTACCTGGAGTTCACCGTTGAGGAGAGTTGTGGGAAATGTGCCCCCTGCCGGATCGGCGGGCGCAAGCTCTACAATATCCTGGACAAGATTTCCAAAGGTAAGGGAACTGCCGAAGATCTGGAGAAGATTCAGAGCATCGGCCACGCCATGAAGCGCGCCAGTCTTTGCGGATTGGGCCAGACGGCTCCGAACCCTGCCCTTTCTTCCATGCACTATTTTGCAGATGAATACAGGGCACATATTGAAGACAAGAATTGTCCCGCCGGGGTTTGTACCGACTTGGTACGGTACACCGTCATAGAGGATAAGTGTATTGGCTGCGGACTCTGTGCTCGGAAGTGCCCGGTCAGCTGTATCAGCGGTGAAAAGCGTCAACCCCACTTCATTGATCAAGATAAGTGCATCAAGTGTGGTGAGTGCTTTAACGCATGTAAGTTTGACGCGATTTTGCGCAAGTAG
- a CDS encoding putative bifunctional diguanylate cyclase/phosphodiesterase, translated as MPKEESSTTVLPTDPQQRAQRLELLLRRILPNYRKLQEMVRRERRRRHEAENLLKVHPDTGLPIYRYLLQDLDMLTGSGTHAEDPSAESLPSEDSREILSEITREIQDTGIDADGPHYHDEQIPEQLKLSDASGCAGEFELSDLVPQRFCLMVIRLDDAYGRIKNSRDRTKALLYKSTLRLKMKLDQGCLYQSDRLDEFYILYPQAPSAKRVEKLLESLIQAVAQPHDPPAEDIRFSALGAATLYPDDGETSESLLINLEVALNEAEHNGKRYRLYTDEIGRKFRYRRQVETELHNAIQGGFDQFHLVFQPFCRISGKIVGAEVLVRWRHPNLGDVSPGLFIPIAEANGSIRLIGRWILYQACRQLSRWIKEGMEDLYLSVNLSPVQFSQKDLVDSVLNILKANGLGGRHIKLELTEGTIMSNPNESIEKMSALRNAGIRLSIDDFGTGYSSLNYLRKLPVNTLKIDKSFIDDVVSSQDNQEIVRAIISLAHSLKIETIAEGVEYKPQLDFLEAEGAEYIQGYYFSPPVDADTFQSYLSTGGVLPLS; from the coding sequence ATGCCCAAGGAAGAATCGTCAACCACAGTATTGCCCACCGACCCTCAACAACGTGCCCAGCGCTTAGAGCTGCTGCTGAGGAGAATACTACCGAATTACCGGAAACTTCAGGAGATGGTCCGCAGGGAACGCCGGAGGCGTCACGAGGCGGAAAACCTTCTGAAGGTACATCCTGATACCGGTCTACCCATCTACCGGTACTTATTACAGGATCTTGATATGTTGACTGGATCGGGAACCCATGCGGAGGACCCATCGGCAGAGTCGCTTCCCTCCGAAGATAGCCGGGAGATTCTCAGCGAGATCACCAGAGAAATTCAGGATACCGGAATTGATGCGGATGGGCCTCATTATCATGACGAGCAAATTCCGGAACAACTCAAGCTCAGCGACGCATCGGGATGCGCTGGCGAGTTTGAGCTATCGGATTTGGTACCCCAGAGATTTTGTCTCATGGTCATCCGGCTGGATGATGCCTACGGACGGATAAAAAACAGCAGAGACCGGACAAAGGCCCTATTGTACAAGAGTACCCTGCGGCTGAAGATGAAATTGGACCAGGGTTGTTTGTATCAATCTGACCGACTTGATGAGTTTTATATCCTCTATCCCCAGGCGCCTTCAGCAAAACGCGTGGAGAAACTTTTAGAGTCCTTGATTCAGGCGGTGGCCCAGCCTCACGATCCCCCCGCGGAGGATATTCGATTCAGTGCTTTGGGAGCTGCGACACTGTACCCCGACGATGGAGAGACATCAGAATCCCTTTTAATAAACCTTGAGGTAGCGCTAAACGAGGCTGAGCATAACGGGAAACGCTATCGGCTGTATACTGATGAAATCGGGCGTAAATTCCGCTACCGTCGTCAGGTTGAGACTGAACTGCATAATGCTATTCAGGGCGGCTTTGATCAGTTTCATCTTGTGTTTCAGCCCTTTTGTCGAATCTCCGGCAAGATTGTAGGGGCAGAGGTTCTGGTGCGTTGGCGCCATCCAAATCTCGGGGATGTCAGTCCGGGGCTCTTCATACCCATTGCTGAGGCGAACGGGTCTATTCGGCTTATTGGCCGGTGGATCCTGTATCAGGCATGTCGGCAGCTTTCCCGGTGGATCAAGGAAGGAATGGAGGATTTGTACCTATCGGTAAACCTGAGCCCCGTTCAATTTAGTCAGAAGGATCTGGTAGACTCGGTGTTAAATATCCTGAAGGCTAACGGTCTGGGGGGAAGGCATATCAAGCTGGAGCTGACGGAGGGGACTATTATGAGTAATCCCAATGAATCCATTGAAAAAATGTCCGCCCTGAGAAATGCCGGCATCAGGTTAAGTATTGATGATTTTGGAACCGGCTACAGCTCCCTGAATTACCTGAGGAAACTTCCGGTAAATACCCTCAAGATTGATAAATCCTTTATTGATGATGTGGTCTCCAGCCAAGACAACCAGGAGATTGTGCGGGCCATTATTTCTTTAGCCCATAGTCTGAAGATTGAGACCATCGCGGAAGGGGTAGAGTATAAACCACAACTCGATTTCTTAGAGGCGGAGGGGGCAGAGTATATTCAGGGGTACTACTTCTCGCCCCCGGTAGACGCTGATACGTTTCAGAGTTATCTCTCTACCGGCGGGGTGCTTCCCCTTTCCTAA
- a CDS encoding NADH-quinone oxidoreductase subunit NuoE family protein, which yields MPEVTTEELKVTDGLKQFVEEWKDKPGNLIMILHRTQQEYGFIPREIAKKLAKMIDVPLAKIYGVITFYHFFKLEKPGRNQVQVCMGTACYLKGGGDLISELENLLGIGVNCTTDDGEFSIESVRCVGCCGLAPVLTVNGEVYGKVKTDQLAEILAKHRSTAS from the coding sequence ATGCCTGAGGTAACGACGGAAGAGTTGAAAGTAACTGACGGACTTAAGCAGTTTGTCGAGGAATGGAAGGATAAACCTGGGAATCTCATTATGATCCTTCACCGGACTCAGCAGGAGTACGGATTTATTCCCCGGGAAATCGCGAAAAAGCTGGCCAAAATGATTGACGTACCCCTGGCAAAAATCTATGGGGTCATTACCTTCTATCATTTCTTCAAGCTGGAAAAACCCGGCCGCAATCAGGTTCAGGTCTGTATGGGAACCGCCTGTTATTTGAAGGGTGGCGGAGATCTTATCTCAGAGCTCGAGAATCTGCTGGGAATCGGTGTGAACTGCACCACCGACGATGGTGAGTTCTCAATTGAATCGGTGCGCTGCGTCGGATGCTGTGGCTTGGCTCCGGTTCTTACCGTTAACGGTGAGGTGTACGGTAAGGTTAAAACCGATCAACTTGCCGAGATTCTTGCCAAGCACCGGTCTACTGCTTCTTAG
- a CDS encoding NADH-dependent [FeFe] hydrogenase, group A6, translating to MAKQITVKINGNELTVDQGTSILAAAEKMGVKIPVLCYHPDLPAWAACGICVVKIEGSPKLVRACATPIMEGQNVITHDPEIVEVRRSVVELILSNHPDDCLYCPRNGNCELQRLAAEFGIREQPYEKDVRQLPVDDSTPSIVLDPEKCVLCGRCAKVCQGMQDVWALEFIGRGDQTRIAGAGDIELADTPCIKCGQCSAHCPVGAIYEKDDTKKVWNALQDPKKHVVVQIAPAVRVALGEAFGLEPGTIVTGKIYAALRRLGFDAIFDTNFAADLTIMEEATEFVHRFTKGEELPLITSCCPSWVDYLEKYFGDMIPHFSTAKSPQMMMASMIKTYYAQKKGIDPKDIFSISIMPCTSKKYEITRDEHMFSTGQQDLDVSITTREFSRMIKQAGIDFLNLSDEEPDNPLGMYSGAGTIFGATGGVMEAALRTAYNMVTGEELGTVEFEQVRGLEGIKAAEIDIKGTKVKVAVAHQMGNIETVLKQIQAAQKAGEEVPFHFIEVMACRGGCIAGGGQPYGATDERRKKRIAGIYKDDEGQKIRCSHQNPYIKALYDEFLEKPGSHKAHELLHTKYVDRPIYQR from the coding sequence ATGGCTAAGCAAATAACGGTGAAAATAAACGGAAATGAGCTGACCGTGGACCAAGGGACCAGTATCCTTGCGGCCGCGGAAAAAATGGGTGTAAAAATCCCTGTGCTCTGTTACCACCCCGACCTGCCGGCCTGGGCGGCTTGCGGGATTTGTGTGGTTAAAATTGAGGGGAGTCCTAAGCTCGTACGAGCCTGCGCTACTCCCATAATGGAGGGGCAGAATGTCATCACCCACGACCCGGAGATCGTTGAGGTCCGAAGGAGCGTTGTGGAGCTGATTCTTTCGAATCATCCCGATGACTGTCTGTACTGCCCCCGGAACGGGAACTGTGAGCTACAGCGTCTTGCTGCTGAGTTCGGTATCCGGGAGCAGCCCTACGAGAAGGATGTTCGTCAACTGCCTGTGGATGACTCAACCCCATCCATCGTGCTTGACCCGGAGAAATGTGTACTCTGCGGCCGCTGTGCCAAGGTATGTCAGGGTATGCAAGATGTTTGGGCACTGGAATTTATCGGCCGGGGTGATCAAACGCGGATCGCAGGCGCCGGTGACATAGAACTCGCTGATACCCCCTGTATCAAATGCGGTCAGTGCTCCGCCCATTGTCCTGTGGGTGCAATATACGAGAAGGACGATACTAAAAAGGTCTGGAATGCCCTTCAGGATCCGAAGAAACATGTGGTTGTTCAGATAGCCCCTGCCGTTCGGGTAGCCTTGGGTGAGGCCTTCGGTCTTGAGCCCGGTACTATTGTAACGGGAAAAATCTATGCAGCCCTGCGGCGTCTAGGATTTGATGCCATTTTTGATACGAATTTTGCAGCCGACTTGACCATTATGGAGGAGGCTACGGAATTTGTTCACCGCTTTACAAAGGGTGAGGAGCTGCCCCTGATTACCAGCTGTTGTCCAAGTTGGGTGGATTACCTGGAGAAGTACTTTGGAGATATGATTCCCCACTTCTCTACGGCAAAAAGCCCCCAGATGATGATGGCTTCCATGATCAAGACCTACTACGCCCAGAAGAAGGGTATTGATCCTAAGGATATTTTCTCCATATCCATCATGCCCTGCACCTCAAAGAAGTATGAGATCACCAGGGATGAGCACATGTTCAGCACCGGTCAGCAGGACCTCGATGTCTCGATAACCACCCGGGAATTTAGCAGGATGATCAAGCAGGCGGGGATCGATTTTCTTAACCTGTCGGATGAAGAGCCCGATAATCCCCTGGGAATGTACTCCGGAGCCGGGACTATCTTCGGTGCAACCGGTGGAGTGATGGAAGCCGCCCTGCGGACTGCCTACAACATGGTGACCGGAGAGGAGCTCGGCACTGTTGAGTTCGAACAGGTTCGGGGCCTTGAGGGCATCAAGGCGGCGGAGATTGACATCAAAGGAACGAAGGTCAAGGTTGCCGTGGCCCATCAGATGGGCAATATTGAGACGGTTCTCAAGCAGATTCAGGCAGCTCAGAAGGCCGGTGAAGAGGTGCCATTCCACTTCATTGAGGTTATGGCCTGCCGCGGCGGGTGTATAGCTGGAGGGGGACAGCCCTACGGTGCCACAGACGAGCGCCGGAAAAAACGTATTGCCGGTATCTACAAAGATGATGAGGGTCAGAAGATTCGATGTAGTCATCAGAACCCCTACATCAAGGCCTTGTATGATGAGTTCCTGGAAAAGCCAGGGAGCCATAAGGCTCATGAACTACTTCATACCAAGTATGTGGATAGGCCTATATATCAGCGATAG
- a CDS encoding (2Fe-2S) ferredoxin domain-containing protein, which yields MAKLNLEALRKLREENKQALEIRDTENKTIQIIIGMGTSGIAAGAKQTLKAFTDLLRERNLTQVSLRQAGSIGLDHAEPVVEVRMPGMPDIIYGKVDPKVAEQIIEQHIIGKELLNEHVFDRPARDIVQD from the coding sequence ATGGCTAAGTTAAATCTTGAGGCACTGCGAAAACTACGGGAAGAAAACAAGCAGGCCCTGGAAATTAGAGACACAGAAAACAAGACCATTCAGATTATTATCGGAATGGGTACCAGCGGGATAGCCGCTGGTGCAAAACAGACCTTAAAGGCTTTTACCGATTTGTTACGGGAGAGAAATCTTACCCAGGTGAGTCTTCGCCAGGCTGGAAGTATTGGATTGGACCATGCTGAACCGGTTGTCGAGGTGAGAATGCCCGGGATGCCCGACATTATCTACGGGAAGGTCGATCCTAAGGTAGCAGAACAGATCATTGAGCAGCACATCATCGGTAAGGAACTACTGAACGAACATGTGTTTGACCGGCCGGCTCGGGACATTGTCCAGGACTAA